The following DNA comes from Methanocella sp..
AAACCGTTGATAGCCTGGAAAAGGCGATCTCGCAGAGCATTTCGGTCCAGCCCTTTGTCAAGAGCATTACCGTACATATAGACCGGGATATGGTGATGGAAAACTTAAACTCGTTCGGCTACACGGAGCTAACAGGACCCATGCTGACGGTGGATGCGGTAATCAGATATGAGAATTACGAGGTATTTGCGGGCATGGCCCTGAAGGACGGGTACCCGCTGATGCAGGTTAAGGAAGTTAAGGAGGCATAAATGCAGTTCGTAGAAAGGATCAAGGGCATGTTTACCAAGCCCGAGGAGACTATAAAGGACATTCTGAAAGAGCCGAGGACCGAGGAGCCGCTGATGATCATCGGCGTCTACGCGATAATCGTACTTATTTCCGGCTATATCTCGTCGACACGCATGGGCATAGGCGCCGCCGTCTTAAACCTTGTCATATCGTTCGCTCTCGTTCTCATCGGCTGGCCGATCGCCACTGGAGTCGTCCATGTCCTGGCGCTGTTCCTGGGCGGCCAGGGCAAGTACAACCCCGATATGCTTAACGCCATCGGCTATACGTACCTGGTGAAGTACATACCGGCGCTCATAGGCATCGTGCTATTGTTATTTTTGCCCACGATGAACCTGGGCATGCCGCAGATCACGCCCACCATGTCCATGGACCAGATCAAGGAGGCCATGCAGCCGTACATCGCCATGATGGAGCAGATATACTTTAGCCCCATCTTTATATTGAGCCTGGTGATCAGCTATCTGGGGCTGATCTGGTCGTGCTATCTTGGCTCCCTGGCAGTGAAGATAGGCGATAAGACGTCGGCCGTGGCATCGTATATAGCGGTGTTCGCGCCGATGGTCGTCTACATCATATTCAACCTGCTGGCCGTATACGGCTCGTATCTGCTCGTTAAGATGCTTTACGGCTGAGCGGGCCATTTTCTCTTTTTTAAAA
Coding sequences within:
- a CDS encoding YIP1 family protein: MQFVERIKGMFTKPEETIKDILKEPRTEEPLMIIGVYAIIVLISGYISSTRMGIGAAVLNLVISFALVLIGWPIATGVVHVLALFLGGQGKYNPDMLNAIGYTYLVKYIPALIGIVLLLFLPTMNLGMPQITPTMSMDQIKEAMQPYIAMMEQIYFSPIFILSLVISYLGLIWSCYLGSLAVKIGDKTSAVASYIAVFAPMVVYIIFNLLAVYGSYLLVKMLYG
- a CDS encoding dihydroneopterin aldolase family protein; the encoded protein is MSVTPRDKAVFEAGIKLGALYHQFVGSPISPKTVDSLEKAISQSISVQPFVKSITVHIDRDMVMENLNSFGYTELTGPMLTVDAVIRYENYEVFAGMALKDGYPLMQVKEVKEA